Proteins encoded together in one Benincasa hispida cultivar B227 chromosome 1, ASM972705v1, whole genome shotgun sequence window:
- the LOC120089824 gene encoding COP1-interactive protein 1-like → MVKHRLRKGLTNSNGIDLKADEIAEQQKTTKAEMEQKMTRILKLMKNKDQGKSRGMAKDSKKETEVVGLVEDLYNNYQSIYEQYGHLRDEAERIVKSKKENEKDNEDVSSSSSSSSSDSDSEYFSSEETNTSFHNLQNEHSSNLHVQIQAGELEKQIVQKNEAMAKVDFLHRELDSVRSQKRELENRKNKEISENMALIGNLKEQLAEKIGVEKKMLEEKERVLVQIKDLETEVDTLHYRKREIEEQNIRMRSENQWLNTKNSELEMALTSKETEASSQMIALMEQVKSLKQKVDGSQAEKTKLGQEMERYKQEFSHKFSELEAENNKLKSKIVDQERILKEKDETIITFNEKYKQARNCLPDVASSLIGAERKMEELAEELRSGLEDKIRLLSQRILVAEQLHNESRENFRARNKRYEQEKRQFEQKIENHEAELMKLSNMNEFGMDRMARKFEEESGKLLNHILWITKELTFAKYWVRTRNNELKQLKTNLTRFVAQMEEKEEQEFLLREKLWNLEAKISKEGGEKLNLIRTLGQFEKKMTKMENILKEKDEEVFRLAEEKREVIRQLCVVIDHHRSRYDHLKDAMLGKKVRNRRMI, encoded by the exons ATGGTGAAGCATCGACTGCGAAAAGGATTAACAAACTCTAATGGGATTGATCTAAAAGCCGATGAAATTGCTGAACAGCAGAAGACGACTAAAGcag AAATGGAACAAAAGATGACGAGAATCTTGAAGCTAATGAAGAACAAAGATCAAGGAAAAAGCAGAGGAATGGCAAAGGACTCGAAGAAAGAAACGGAAGTTGTAGGTCTCGTTGAAGATCTATACAACAATTACCAGTCGATTTATGAACAATATGGACACCTACGAGATGAGGCTGAGAGAATAGTTAAAtccaaaaaggaaaatgaaaaggaTAACGAAGAtgtctcttcttcatcttcaagctCCAGTTCCGACTCCGATTCGGAATACTTTTCGTCTGAGGAAACAAACACCAGTTTTCATAATTTACAGAATGAACACTCGAGCAACTTGCATGTTCAAATTCAAGCCGGTGAACTAGAAAAGCAAATTGTACAAAAGAATGAAGCCATGGCTAAGGTTGATTTTCTTCATCGGGAACTAGATAGCGTACGAAGCCAGAAACGCGAATTGGAAAATAGGAAAAACAAGGAGATATCCGAGAATATGGCTTTGATAGGAAATTTGAAAGAACAATTGGCGGAAAAGATTGGAGTTGAAAAGAAGATGctggaagagaaagagagagttctTGTTCAGATTAAGGACCTGGAAACGGAAGTAGACACTCTGCATTACCGAAAAAGGGAAATAGAAGAACAAAATATTCGGATGAGATCCGAAAATCAGTGGCTCAACACTAAGAATTCCGAATTGGAGATGGCATTGACGAGTAAGGAAACAGAAGCTTCTTCTCAGATGATCGCGTTAATGGAGCAAGTCAAGAGTCTGAAACAGAAAGTGGATGGATCACAGGCTGAAAAAACCAAATTAGGGCAAGAAATGGAGCGGTACAAACAGGAATTTTCTCACAAATTCTCCGAACTGGAGGCAGAAAACAACAAATTGAAAAGCAAAATCGTCGATCAGGAAAGAATCCTAAAAGAAAAAGACGAAACAATAATTACATTTAACGAGAAATACAAGCAAGCGAGGAACTGCTTACCTGACGTCGCTTCGAGTCTGATAGGCGCAGAGAGGAAGATGGAAGAATTAGCAGAAGAGCTCCGGAGCGGCCTGGAAGATAAAATCCGTCTGCTATCGCAGAGAATCCTCGTGGCAGAGCAACTACACAACGAAAGCAGAGAAAACTTCAGAGCAAGAAACAAAAGATACGAACAAGAGAAGAGACAGTTcgaacaaaaaatagaaaatcacGAAGCGGAACTGATGAAACTCAGCAACATGAACGAATTCGGAATGGACAGAATGGCAAGAAAATTCGAAGAAGAGAGCGGGAAGCTTCTAAATCACATATTATGGATCACAAAGGAGCTTACCTTCGCGAAATACTGGGTAAGAACACGAAACAACGAGTTAAAACAACTGAAAACAAATTTAACTCGATTCGTAGCTCAGatggaggaaaaagaagaacaGGAATTCTTGCTAAGAGAGAAACTATGGAATCTAGAGGCGAAGATAAGCAAAGAAGGAGGAGAGAAACTGAACCTGATCCGAACCTTGGGCCAATTCGAGAAGAAGATGACAAAAATGGAGAACATACTGAAGGAGAAAGATGAAGAAGTGTTCCGACTTGCAGAAGAGAAGAGAGAAGTGATTCGGCAACTATGCGTTGTGATTGATCACCATCGCAGCCGCTACGATCATCTCAAGGACGCCATGCTTGGGAAGAAGGTCAGAAACAGAAGAATGATTTGA